The Bacillota bacterium genome segment CGGCGGAGTCGCAGGTCTGGATGAGCCACGGCGACCAGGTGCTGGGGGTGCCGGAGGGCTTCCTGGTGCTGGCGGCGACGGAGCGGACGCCGGTGGCGGCCATGGGCGACCCGGCCCGACGCCTCTACGGGCTCCAGTTCCACCCGGAGGTGAGCCACACCCGCCACGGGCGCGAGGTGCTGGCCAACTTCCTCTTCGAGGTGGCTGGGCTCAGGCCCACCTGGTCCATGGGCGACTTCGTGGCCGAGGCGGTGGAGGAGATCCGGCGGCAGGTGGGCGGGGGTCGGGCCATCGCCGCGCTCTCGGGCGGCGTCGACTCGGCGGTGGCGGCGACGCTGGCGCACCGGGCGCTGGGCGAGCGGCTCGTGGCCGTCTTCGTCGACCACGGGCTCCTGCGCCAGGGCGAGCCGGAGGCGGTGCGCGCCGCCTTCGAGCCGCTCCTGGGCCGGCGCTTCGTCGCGGTGGAGGCGGGGGAGCGCTTCCTCGGCCGGTTGCGCGGCGTCAGCGACCCGGAGGAGAAGAGGAAGCGCGTCGGGGAGGAGTTCATCCGCACCTTCGAGGAGGTGGCGCGCCGGCTGGAGGCGGAGGAGGGCGCCATCGACTGGCTGGTGCAGGGGACGCTCTACCCGGACGTCATCGAGAGCGGCGGGCCGGGCGCCTCGCTGATCAAGAGCCACCACAACGTGGGCGGGCTGCCCGAGCGGATGCACTTCCGGCTGGTGGAGCCGCTGCGGCGCCTCTTCAAGGACGAGGTGCGCGAGCTGGGCCGCCGCCTCGGGCTGCCGGAGGCCATCGTCGGCCGCGAGCCCTTCCCCGGCCCCGGGCTGGCCATCCGCATCCTGGGCGAGGTGACGGAGGAGCGGCTGGCCACGCTCCGCCGCGCCGACGCCATCGTGCGCGAGGAGATCGCCCGGGCGGGGCTCTCCGGGCGCCTCTGGCAGGCCTTCGCCGTGCTGACGCCGCTGGCCAGCGTCGGCGTCATGGGCGACCACCGCACCTACGAGCGAACCGTCGCCGTCCGCGCCGTCACCAGCGAGGACGGCATGACGGCCGACTGGGCGCGGCTGCCCTATGATGTGCTGGAGAGGATCTCCACGCGGTTGGTCAACGAGGTGGAGGGCGTCAACCGGGTGGTCTACGACGTCACCTCCAAACCTCCCGCGACCATCGAGTGGGAGTGACGAACCCGGAGCCGGCGGGGGAGGCCGCGGGGGGCGGGACCGGGAACCGGGAGCGGATGGGCGTGCTGCGCTGGATCCAGACGGTTCACGAGCGGGTCTCCATGCTCTGGAAGGTGATGGTCGCCAACGGGGTGATCATCGTCGTCGGCGCCGTCGGCGGCGTCCTCCTCACCCTCTGGGGGCTCCGCTCCGGGGCCGTGCTGGAGACCATGCTGCCCTTCGTCATCGCCGGCCTGGCGGCCACGCTGGTGGTCAACTTCCTCCTCGTGCAGCTGGCCTTCCGGCCGCTCTACCAGCTGCGCGAGGTGATGGAGACGGTGGAGCACGGGCGGCTGGAGGCGCGCGCGCCGGAGATCCGCGAGGACCCCGACGTGCGCCGGGTGGCCGAGACGCTCAACGCCATGCTCGACCGGCTCCAGCAGCAGCGGCGCATGGCCGCCTCGCAGATCCTGGCGGCGCTGGAGGCGGAGCGGAGGCGGATCGCCCGCGAGCTCCACGACGAGACGAGCCAGGCGCTGGCCACGCTCCTCCTCCACCTCGACCTGACGGTGCGCTCGCTGCCCCGCTGCGGCGACGAGCAGGGCCGGAACCAGGTGCAGCAGGCGCGGCGGCGGCTCGAGGAGAGCCGCCAGCTGGTGGAGAGCACGCTGGACGAGGTGCGGAAGCTGACCGTCGAGCTCCGCCCCACGGTGCTGGACGACCTGGGCCTGGTGCCGGCGCTGCGCTGGTACATCCACACCAAGCTGGATCCGGCCGGGGTGGAGGCCAAGCTGGACGTCACCGGCTTCGAGCGGCGGCTGCCGGACGAGCTGGAGACGGTCATCTTCCGCGTGGTGCAGGAGGCCGTCACCAACGTGCTGCGCCACGCCCGCGCCCGGCGCGTCTCGGTGGAGCTACACGAGGAGCCGGAGCTCCTCTACGTTCGGGTGCAGGACGACGGGCGGGGCTTCTCGCCCGAACAGCTGATCGGGCAGCCGGAGCGGAGCATCGGCCTGGCCGGCATGCGGGAGCGGGCGGCGCTGGTCGACGGCCGCCTGGAGATCCGCTCGCGGCCCGGGCAGGGGACCACCGTCGAACTGACCATCCCCCGCAAGGAAGGGGCCGTACGGGATGAAGCCCATTCGCGTGCTGCTGGTTGACGACCACACCATCCTCCGCGAGGGGATCCGCTCGCTCCTCGAGGAGCAG includes the following:
- a CDS encoding sensor histidine kinase, giving the protein MLRWIQTVHERVSMLWKVMVANGVIIVVGAVGGVLLTLWGLRSGAVLETMLPFVIAGLAATLVVNFLLVQLAFRPLYQLREVMETVEHGRLEARAPEIREDPDVRRVAETLNAMLDRLQQQRRMAASQILAALEAERRRIARELHDETSQALATLLLHLDLTVRSLPRCGDEQGRNQVQQARRRLEESRQLVESTLDEVRKLTVELRPTVLDDLGLVPALRWYIHTKLDPAGVEAKLDVTGFERRLPDELETVIFRVVQEAVTNVLRHARARRVSVELHEEPELLYVRVQDDGRGFSPEQLIGQPERSIGLAGMRERAALVDGRLEIRSRPGQGTTVELTIPRKEGAVRDEAHSRAAG
- the guaA gene encoding glutamine-hydrolyzing GMP synthase: MAAGESVLVVDFGAQYAQLIARRVRELGVYSEIVPAREAAERIRRERPGALILSGGPASVYEPGAPRLEAELFRTGLPVLGICYGMQLMALELGGRVAGGEGEYGPARLRLAPPPEAAALFRGVPAESQVWMSHGDQVLGVPEGFLVLAATERTPVAAMGDPARRLYGLQFHPEVSHTRHGREVLANFLFEVAGLRPTWSMGDFVAEAVEEIRRQVGGGRAIAALSGGVDSAVAATLAHRALGERLVAVFVDHGLLRQGEPEAVRAAFEPLLGRRFVAVEAGERFLGRLRGVSDPEEKRKRVGEEFIRTFEEVARRLEAEEGAIDWLVQGTLYPDVIESGGPGASLIKSHHNVGGLPERMHFRLVEPLRRLFKDEVRELGRRLGLPEAIVGREPFPGPGLAIRILGEVTEERLATLRRADAIVREEIARAGLSGRLWQAFAVLTPLASVGVMGDHRTYERTVAVRAVTSEDGMTADWARLPYDVLERISTRLVNEVEGVNRVVYDVTSKPPATIEWE